A DNA window from Massilia putida contains the following coding sequences:
- the rpoZ gene encoding DNA-directed RNA polymerase subunit omega, which translates to MARITIEDCLKNIPNRFQLTLAATYRARQLLQGHTPKVEAKDKPTVVALREIAAGKVGLEMLKKVPM; encoded by the coding sequence ATGGCCCGCATCACCATCGAAGATTGCCTCAAAAACATCCCGAACCGCTTCCAGCTGACCCTGGCCGCCACGTACCGCGCCCGCCAGCTGCTGCAAGGCCACACCCCGAAAGTCGAAGCCAAGGACAAGCCGACCGTCGTCGCACTGCGCGAAATCGCCGCCGGCAAGGTTGGCCTGGAAATGCTGAAAAAAGTCCCGATGTAA
- a CDS encoding RelA/SpoT family protein yields MSLSPPDSVHSGTNNTKASRPGRPANKPQEAEPAPAPGVASITHLAGKLAEYLTPVELKRVKEAYRFSDEMHLGQVRKSGEPYISHPIAVAEICADWKLDAQAIMAALLHDVIEDQDVKKEELLERFGPQVADLVDGLSKLEKIEFQSVVEAQAENFRKMLLAMASDVRVILIKLADRLHNMRTLGVMAPAKKRRIASETMEVYVPIAHRLGLNDIYRELQDLSFSHLYPLRYRTLSKAIKSARGNRREVVKKILDAVKNQLAAAGLPAEVYGREKTLYGIYKKMRSKHLSFSQVLDVYGFRVVVDTVPNCYVALGALHALYKPMPGKFKDYIAIRKINGYQSLHTTLIGPYGTPVEFQIRTQEMHRTAESGVAAHWLYKTGDQNMTDLQQRTHAWLQSLLDIQQQTGDSAEFLEHVKVDLFPDSVYVFTPKSKIIALPRGATPLDFAYSIHTGIGDHTVAVKINHEPASLRTELRNGDIVEIETDPDSRPSPTWLSFVRTGKARSAIRHHLRTINLNESVELGQELLSQALGQLGIKAELTPSTIDRLLAESSAKSMDEVYADIGIGKRMPALVARHIVSLLGGDVTTVPAQPSNGGELDPVTIYGSEGVAVQLAPCCLPIPGDHIIGQLRRDQGLVVHTADCSQANRLRLKEPDRWIPAQWGTELNRRFDCRIRLLINNEKGILARVAAEIGESDANITYVGMDEDDEHMMTQLRFTIQVKDRVHLAHLIRNLRRVAGVNRVERERA; encoded by the coding sequence ATGAGCTTATCCCCACCGGATTCCGTCCACTCGGGCACCAACAACACCAAGGCGAGCCGGCCCGGCCGGCCCGCCAACAAACCGCAGGAAGCCGAACCGGCGCCCGCTCCCGGCGTCGCGTCGATCACGCACTTGGCCGGCAAACTGGCCGAATACCTCACCCCCGTCGAACTCAAGCGCGTCAAGGAAGCCTACCGCTTCTCGGACGAGATGCACCTCGGCCAGGTCCGCAAGTCGGGCGAGCCGTACATCTCGCACCCGATCGCCGTCGCCGAAATCTGCGCCGACTGGAAGCTGGACGCCCAGGCCATCATGGCCGCGCTGCTGCACGACGTGATCGAGGACCAGGACGTCAAGAAGGAAGAACTGCTGGAGCGCTTCGGCCCGCAGGTGGCCGACCTCGTCGACGGCCTGTCGAAGCTGGAAAAAATCGAGTTCCAGAGCGTCGTCGAAGCGCAGGCGGAAAACTTCCGCAAGATGCTGCTGGCGATGGCCTCGGACGTGCGCGTCATCCTCATCAAACTTGCCGACCGCCTGCACAATATGCGCACGCTCGGCGTGATGGCACCGGCCAAGAAGCGCCGCATCGCGAGCGAGACGATGGAGGTCTACGTCCCGATCGCGCACCGCCTCGGCCTGAACGACATCTACCGCGAGCTGCAGGACCTGTCGTTCTCGCACCTGTATCCGCTGCGCTACCGCACGCTGTCGAAAGCGATCAAGTCGGCGCGCGGCAACCGCCGCGAAGTGGTCAAGAAGATCCTCGACGCGGTCAAGAACCAGTTGGCCGCGGCCGGCCTGCCGGCCGAAGTCTACGGCCGCGAAAAGACGCTGTACGGCATCTATAAAAAGATGCGCAGCAAGCACCTGTCGTTCTCGCAGGTGCTCGACGTGTACGGCTTCCGCGTCGTCGTCGACACGGTCCCGAACTGTTACGTGGCGCTCGGCGCCCTGCATGCGCTGTACAAGCCCATGCCCGGCAAGTTCAAGGACTACATCGCGATCCGCAAGATCAACGGCTACCAGTCGCTGCACACCACGCTGATCGGCCCGTACGGCACCCCGGTCGAATTCCAGATCCGCACGCAGGAAATGCACCGAACGGCGGAATCCGGCGTGGCCGCGCACTGGCTGTACAAGACGGGCGACCAGAACATGACCGACCTGCAGCAGCGCACGCACGCGTGGCTGCAGTCGCTGCTCGACATCCAGCAGCAGACGGGCGATTCCGCCGAATTCCTCGAGCACGTGAAGGTCGACCTGTTCCCCGACTCCGTCTACGTGTTCACGCCGAAGTCGAAGATCATCGCCCTGCCGCGCGGGGCCACGCCGCTCGACTTCGCCTACAGCATCCACACGGGCATCGGCGACCACACGGTGGCCGTCAAGATCAACCACGAACCGGCATCGCTGCGCACCGAACTGCGCAACGGCGACATCGTCGAGATCGAGACCGATCCCGATTCGCGCCCCAGCCCGACGTGGCTGAGTTTTGTACGCACCGGCAAGGCCCGCTCGGCGATCCGCCACCACCTGCGCACCATCAACCTGAACGAATCGGTCGAACTCGGCCAAGAACTGCTGAGCCAGGCACTGGGCCAGCTGGGCATCAAGGCCGAGCTGACGCCGTCGACCATCGATCGCCTGCTGGCGGAATCGTCGGCCAAGTCGATGGACGAGGTCTATGCCGACATCGGCATCGGCAAGCGCATGCCCGCCCTCGTGGCGCGCCACATCGTGAGCCTGCTGGGCGGCGACGTCACCACCGTCCCGGCCCAGCCGAGCAACGGCGGCGAGCTGGACCCGGTCACGATCTACGGCAGCGAAGGCGTCGCGGTCCAGCTGGCGCCGTGCTGCCTGCCGATCCCGGGCGACCACATCATCGGCCAGCTGCGCCGCGACCAGGGCCTCGTCGTGCACACGGCCGACTGCTCGCAGGCCAACCGCCTGCGTCTCAAGGAACCGGACCGCTGGATCCCGGCCCAGTGGGGTACCGAACTGAACCGCCGCTTCGACTGCCGCATCCGCCTGCTGATCAACAACGAAAAGGGCATCCTGGCCCGCGTCGCCGCCGAGATCGGCGAGTCCGACGCCAACATCACGTATGTCGGCATGGACGAGGACGACGAACACATGATGACCCAGCTGCGCTTCACGATCCAGGTCAAGGATCGCGTGCACCTGGCGCATCTGATCCGCAACCTGCGCCGCGTGGCCGGCGTCAATCGCGTGGAGCGCGAGCGGGCGTAA